A genomic region of Bactrocera dorsalis isolate Fly_Bdor chromosome 3, ASM2337382v1, whole genome shotgun sequence contains the following coding sequences:
- the LOC105229701 gene encoding uncharacterized protein LOC105229701 isoform X29, giving the protein MPNPIKSEQNQYKNQPGRIEDYVTGRSSVSEKERKEWWDEVMDIFNGWLREHRVIPRIFIEFADDVNHLEQTKLSPHYTEGNLSRALAKESGYASDSNLVFRKRDVPQASPLSPVEQKQAYKSVQAGGEPPLFGFRKPAPERPKEIFDYTQISPTLTRIRVISTAPACNNTASNQLKSSQVTHQQATPPQLTHIKVHHQAKMFTPSFIPLGGKRASSTGGASPPQPPNRKSSCQKVTAKTSPARTPKPTPVIPKRHEQCFQSPEETVLGANKYATITLRKHGRVNGAISRSKSAGAVSTLLAATKSSSDAQAAPRALSICRDDANGTDGMKLKRVQQHMRFRSISPTRSQSRVATLRQSSRSPVAFGRSISKERTFAEEKKRLENTLPTALTNFEASTNILRDPSLKSPQEVKQAVRSYATCVAHLRSKSLPRLREEVKKTENSSVSTTVRHSMCFPQAKIFDCAKAMRKSLTRSKSPRPKTVSTVSLARTDSTFSIESTTPKNVSRTNLVVTKRVAPPKSKPESKSVKTKSVTQQNGKRVPASAKGNTIPKTVKTRSSLKAQTSPTASTYKRAEDSHTIPRSGYQSITLHQSRSLSPKRYYHLAEYNARLDDYDVVDRSYVDDLLWQYERSNAKRHPPQALQVEPTARDIARPESPTPSLKHRKFSPTREVRVPQELRSLQVSYSKTESPRGDPDVAQTVKRTSRFSPTREVRMPHLPPSLQPVIPRSKSARTVRDIARPESPAIADNTRRFSPTREVRVPQPPQSLPPPLPPVSSAHAVRVQSPSRDANSTSRKFSPTREIRVPPQQSARSVRSPSRRRIDTYRASTTKPTDKYDGGKVIRASSLSSADDRNKRGLYLCGELAHSATSLEHYERHSPTCRYRNNSERFTELNRFYSTLERVGQLERATSLSSFKPIRREGEPLDFDEWRKIRHHERAEKELNYLVGKLKHEQRTKDFVFRPKDVEDVKWRQDTDFGLHSKDKSVEDLRYTFEQKNIFADYEQKMRQEFDGSRDIVRPYWRRNTVADLASSLEGKIQPHSVVDHMTVTAEPEELAKCQLSSRLVSTLSKDQILKITQQLNEIYSNNTLASSEDYVITVDEDAKRRAALPGALKVRCNSTLTKEELLKPTISKKLAKETTISKDYSKGKATNESTSKEPTVKSARSSSPVYLARETRGAVAAKNAEVFMPKPPPVPEQPQSIKLDRKTTEHREHAKVATEETRPFRSHVHYEQPEKDIESEQHKQCEPSPSGKEPKEKITQKIQYFEERQYDEPPKTIYHAREDSSPDEAEVMKVIEENMKSRARRGSPTPALHHHKELSHSLTDLKEIFGERHTARVNFHMHSPPERPPDVGSVSQPMSPVRDCVDVTEDAWYNLGELTPNSSAEQLDGHYRSRSISPVSQASSSYLCRVHTGDVRKMKERFESFGAHDDSRCHFFGVSTLRKVRSDPELKQFNAVSKDALKMETTNEEYGDVQALAHKFEQRSQSMRLRTGSGRGRTPYRRVISPIGVRDRLMPHIDIISKTAALKENKHVTAQQRLVKAAPERGFVVEKIRSQYERSLSPPIDVFKSRSSPDIPQAAISPHLSADWTAHRYPSPTQNAFRGNGSAKPLNRERTSVRIAKILRRLPPRSSSASPPRPPKAQQHTRDTSLRRMHRSDIFANQQFDPKKHQPKARYVPDGAEASERKRASSHPRCGGSCEILKSAMAVSFQESPNRYLESDVNIHFKTPIRHEYKQAMSDEDLAQRQAEQMQKLYQEERRRKYLQELQDMNARRHTDNFTPTQKSPIPLNRYDDFQSDLAPKSPNAITTRTAARALYNFQGQNPRELTFKKGDIIYIRRQIDRNWYEGEFNAMIGLLPVSYVEVVNKETARQQPKKPSEGQARAKYNFQAQSGIELSLNKGELVTLTRRVDDNWFEGKIANRKGIFPVSYVEVLTDIGAEDIAARTVITEQASVTNLRPSLDTLRTNINNEFNLITKNGHQPPNGILKETKHHNNKIDALHVDTHSEPLVYRALYKYRPQNSDEMELLEGDIVHVLEICDDGWFVGTSQRTGCFGTFPGNYVERVR; this is encoded by the exons CACTTGGAACAAACAAAGCTCTCGCCGCACTATACTGAAGGAAATCTTTCCAG AGCCTTAGCCAAAGAGTCTGGTTACGCGAGTGATTCAAATTTGGTATTCCGCAAGCGTGACGTGCCACAAGCCAGCCCACTTAGCCCGGTCGAACAAAAGCAGGCTTACAAGAGCGTGCAAGCCGGCGGCGAACCACCTTTATTCGGGTTTAGGAAACCAGCACCGGAAAGACCAAAAG AAATCTTCGACTACACACAAATCTCGCCAACATTGACGCGAATTCGCGTGATCTCGACAGCACCAGCGTGCAATAATACTGCCAGCAACCAATTGAAATCTAGCCAAGTCACACACCAACAAGCGACTCCACCCCAACTGACGCATATTAAAGTTCACCACCAAGCGAAAATGTTCACGCCGTCATTCATACCGCTCGGCGGTAAGCGTGCCTCCAGTACGGGCGGTGCTTCACCACCACAACCGCCGAATCGTAAATCGTCGTGTCAAAAAGTGACTGCAAAGACGTCCCCAGCGCGTACACCGAAGCCGACACCGGTCATACCGAAACGTCATGAACAATGTTTTCAAAGCCCCGAAGAAACTGTATTGGGCGCCAACAAGTATGCAACAATTACACTGCGCAAACACGGGCGCGTTAATGGCGCGATTTCTCGTTCAAAATCTGCTGGCGCGGTTTCAACGCTGTTGGCGGCTACGAAAAGTAGCAGTGATGCACAAGCAGCACCGAGAGCGCTTAGCATTTGTCGCGATGATGCAAACGGTACAGATGGCATGAAGCTCAAACGTGTACAACAACATATGCGCTTTCGTTCGATTAGTCCCACACGTTCGCAAAGTCGCGTGGCGACGTTAAGACAGTCGAGTCGCAGTCCGGTTGCTTTCGGACGTTCGATATCGAAAGAGCGTACATTTGCCGAAGAAAAGAAGCGTTTGGAGAATACTCTGCCTACTGCGTTGACAAATTTTGAAGCCAGTACTAATATCTTACGCGATCCATCACTCAAATCACCGCAAGAGGTGAAACAAGCCGTGCGCTCATATGCCACATGTGTGGCACATCTGCGCAGTAAGTCACTGCCACGCCTTAGAGAAGAAGTTAAGAAGACGGAGAACTCCAGTGTTAGCACCACGGTACGTCATTCAATGTGTTTTCCACAGGCCAAAATATTTGATTGTGCCAAAGCAATGCGTAAGTCATTGACACGTTCGAAGAGTCCACGCCCGAAAACGGTCTCTACGGTCAGTCTTGCCCGCACAGACTCCACCTTCTCTATAGAGTCTACAACACCTAAAAACGTGAGTAGAACTAATTTAGTGGTTACGAAACGTGTTGCACCGCCCAAGTCTAAGCCTGAAAGCAAGTCCGTTAAAACAAAATCTGTAACCCAACAAAATGGTAAACGAGTTCCGGCTTCGGCGAAAGGAAACACAATACCTAAGACGGTGAAAACGCGTAGCTCATTAAAGGCGCAAACTTCGCCTACAGCTTCCACTTATAAGCGCGCGGAAGACTCGCATACCATACCACGTAGCGGCTATCAATCAATAACCCTACATCAATCACGTAGTCTCAGTCCGAAGCGTTACTATCACCTGGCAGAGTATAACGCCAGATTAGACGATTACGATGTAGTGGATCGTAGTTATGTAGATGATTTGCTTTGGCAATACGAACGCAGTAATGCCAAACGCCATCCACCACAGGCTTTGCAAGTTGAGCCAACTGCAAGAGATATTGCACGTCCCGAATCCCCCACACCAAGTTTGAAACATAGAAAGTTTTCTCCTACTCGTGAAGTCCGTGTACCACAAGAGCTCAGAAGTTTGCAAGTTTCGTACAGCAAAACCGAGTCACCGAGAGGGGACCCAGATGTGGCTCAAACAGTCAAACGCACGAGTAGATTTTCTCCAACACGTGAAGTACGTATGCCACACTTGCCTCCGAGCTTGCAACCCGTAATTCCACGTTCGAAATCGGCACGAACAGTGCGTGATATCGCACGACCGGAGTCACCGGCTATTGCGGATAATACACGACGATTCTCACCCACACGCGAGGTACGTGTGCCACAGCCTCCACAAAGTTTGCCACCTCCATTGCCACCAGTTTCTTCGGCACACGCAGTACGCGTACAATCTCCTTCAAGAGACGCGAACTCCACTTCGCGAAAGTTTTCGCCCACACGAGAGATACGCGTACCTCCACAACAGAGTGCGCGCAGCGTACGTTCACCCTCGAGACGTCGCATAGACACTTATCGTGCCAGCACCACAAAACCTACAGATAAATACGATGGTGGTAAAGTGATTAGAGCCAGCAGTTTGAGCAGTGCCGATGATCGCAATAAACGGGGTCTCTATCTATGTGGTGAGTTGGCGCATAGCGCTACTTCGCTCGAACATTATGAGCGGCACAGTCCCACATGTCGCTATCGTAATAATTCCGAACGTTTTACGGAGTTGAATCGATTCTACAGCACTCTAGAGCGGGTCGGTCAACTAGAGCGTGCTACTTCGTTATCATCATTTAAGCCGATACGCCGAGAAGGCGAGCCCTTAGATTTTGATGAGTGGCGTAAGATAAGACATCATGAACGAGCCGAGAAGGagttaaattatttggtaggtAAGCTAAAACACGAACAACGTACAAAGGATTTTGTGTTTCGTCCAAAAGACGTGGAGGATGTGAAATGGCGTCAAGATACAGACTTTGGCTTGCACTCAAAAGATAAATCTGTGGAGGACTTACGATATACTTTCGaacaaaagaatattttcgcagattatgaacaaaaaatgcGTCAAGAGTTTGATGGATCACGTGATATTGTGCGACCTTACTGGCGTCGAAACACCGTAGCAGATTTGGCTTCCAGTTTGGAAGGCAAAATCCAGCCACATAGTGTAGTCGATCACATGACAGTAACAGCAGAGCCTGAAGAGCTCGCAAAATGTCAGTTAAGCAGTCGTCTCGTAAGCACGCTCTCCAAAGATCAGATATTGAAGATTACGCAGCAATTAAACGAAATATATTCGAACAACACGCTTGCCTCTTCGGAAGATTATGTGATCACTGTGGATGAGGATGCTAAGAGACGGGCTGCTTTACCGGGTGCACTCAAAGTGCGATGTAACTCGACATTGACGAAAGAGGAACTTTTAAAACCAACGATTAGCAAAAAGTTGGCAAAGGAAACTACAATTAGCAAAGATTACAGCAAAGGTAAGGCCACAAACGAATCTACTTCGAAGGAACCCACCGTTAAAAGCGCACGTAGCAGCTCGCCAGTATATCTGGCACGTGAAACACGTGGTGCCGTTGCCGCAAAAAACGCTGAAGTTTTTATGCCCAAACCACCGCCAGTACCAGAACAACCGCAATCTATAAAACTTGATAGGAAAACCACGGAACATCGCGAACATGCAAAAGTGGCAACTGAAGAAACCAGACCATTTAGGAGCCATGTGCACTATGAGCAACCCGAGAAGGATATTGAAAGCGAGCAACATAAGCAGTGTGAACCTTCGCCGAGTGGAAAGGAACCGAAAGAAAAAATCACGCAGAAGATACAATATTTTGAAGAACGTCAATATGATGAACCACCAAAGACAATTTATCATGCACGCGAAGACTCCTCCCCGGACGAAGCCGAAGTAATGAAagtaattgaagaaaatatgaaaTCGCGCGCACGCAGAGGATCTCCAACACCAGCACTGCATCATCATAAGGAGCTTAGTCACTCTTTAACCGATCTGAAGGAGATTTTTGGCGAACGCCACACAGCACGTGTAAATTTTCACATGCATTCACCACCTGAGCGGCCACCCGACGTCGGCAGCGTCTCTCAGCCCATGAGTCCAGTGCGTGATTGCGTGGACGTGACAGAAGACGCTTGGTATAATTTAGGCGAGTTGACGCCAAACAGTAGCGCCGAGCAGTTGGATGGACACTATCGCTCGCGTAGCATTTCGCCCGTCTCACAGGCCTCATCCTCTTACCTATGTCGCGTGCACACTGGCGATGTACGTAAAATGAAGGAGCGCTTCGAGAGTTTTGGTGCACACGATGATAGTCGGTGTCATTTTTTTGGGGTTAGTACGCTGAGAAAGGTGCGCAGCGATCCTGAATTGAAGCAATTCAATGCAGTTTCAAAAGACGCCTTAAAGATGGAGACCACAAATGAAGAATATGGTGATGTACAAGCGCTGGCGCACAAATTCGAACAACGCAGTCAAAGCATGCGCCTACGCACCGGAAGTGGTCGTGGACGTACACCATACCGACGCGTAATCTCGCCGATAGGTGTGAGAGATCGACTTATGCCGCATATCGATATAATAAGCAAAACAGCTGCTCTAAAAGAGAACAAGCATGTGACTGCGCAGCAGCGTCTAGTAAAAGCGGCACCTGAACGTGGCTTTGTCGTTGAGAAAATACGCAGTCAATACGAACGTAGCTTATCACCGCCAATAGACGTGTTTAAATCGCGCTCAAGCCCAGACATACCACAAGCAGCTATCTCACCGCATCTTTCGGCGGACTGGACTGCACACAGGTATCCAAGTCCCACACAAAATGCATTTAGAGGAAATGGAAGTGCAAAACCGTTAAATAGAGAACGCACTTCGGTACGTATAGCGAAAATTTTACGAAGGCTGCCGCCGCGGTCGAGTTCGGCTTCGCCGCCGAGACCACCGAAAGCCCAGCAACATACTCGTGACACCTCGCTACGGAGAATGCACCGTAGCGATATATTTGCAAATCAGCAATTCGATCCGAAGAAGCATCAGCCGAAAGCGCGCTATGTGCCAGACGGCGCCGAGGCAAGTGAGCGGAAGCGCGCCTCTTCGCATCCACGTTGCGGCGGCAGTTGTGAGATACTCAAGAGTGCGATGGCGGTATCATTTCAAg AATCTCCAAATCGTTATCTTGAATCGGATGTAAATATCCATTTCAAGACCCCAATACGTCATGAATACAAACAGGCCATGTCGGACGAGGATTTAGCACAACGGCAAGCCGAACAAATGCAAAAGCTTTATCAGGAGGAACGGCGTCGCAAGTACTTACAGGAGTTGCAGGATATGAATGCACGTCGTCACACCGATAACTTTACACCCACACAAAAATCACCAATACCGTTAAATCGTTATGATGACTTCCAATCGGACTTGGCGCCCAAATCGCCGAATGCGATAACAACACGAACGGCAGCGCGTGCGCTATACAACTTCCAAGGACAAAATCCAAG AGAGCTCACATTCAAGAAGGGCGACATCATTTACATACGACGCCAGATTGATCGCAATTGGTACGAAGGCGAATTTAATGCCATGATTGGTCTGCTGCCCGTGAGCTATGTGGAG GTCGTCAACAAAGAAACTGCTCGTCAACAACCAAAGAAACCATCAGAGGGACAGGCGCGTGCCAAATATAACTTCCAAGCGCAATCCGGCATCGAATTGTCGCTGAACAAAGGCGAACTGGTCACACTCACACGACGTGTGGATGACAATTGGTTTGAGGGCAAAATAGCCAATAGAAAGGGCATCTTCCCAGTGTCATATGTTGAG GTACTCACTGATATTGGCGCCGAAGATATTGCCGCTCGCACCGTTATCACCGAACAGGCGAGCGTCACGAATTTACGCCCCTCACTCGACACACTACGCACAAATATTAATAACGAGTTCaatttaataaccaaaaatggCCATCAGCCACCCAATGGCATACTCAAGGAAACCAAacatcacaacaacaaaattgatgCACTGCACGTGGACACGCATTCAGAGCCTCTAGT TTATCGCGCACTCTACAAGTACCGGCCGCAGAACTCCGACGAAATGGAGCTGCTGGAGGGCGACATCGTTCACGTGCTGGAGATATGCGACGACGGCTGGTTCGTGGGTACGTCGCAGCGTACGGGCTGCTTCGGCACCTTCCCCGGCAATTATGTGGAACGGGTTCGCTGA
- the LOC105229701 gene encoding sorbin and SH3 domain-containing protein 1 isoform X32, translating into MPGARQCNVLRESPNRYLESDVNIHFKTPIRHEYKQAMSDEDLAQRQAEQMQKLYQEERRRKYLQELQDMNARRHTDNFTPTQKSPIPLNRYDDFQSDLAPKSPNAITTRTAARALYNFQGQNPRELTFKKGDIIYIRRQIDRNWYEGEFNAMIGLLPVSYVEVVNKETARQQPKKPSEGQARAKYNFQAQSGIELSLNKGELVTLTRRVDDNWFEGKIANRKGIFPVSYVEVLTDIGAEDIAARTVITEQASVTNLRPSLDTLRTNINNEFNLITKNGHQPPNGILKETKHHNNKIDALHVDTHSEPLVYRALYKYRPQNSDEMELLEGDIVHVLEICDDGWFVGTSQRTGCFGTFPGNYVERVR; encoded by the exons ATGCCGGGCGCTAGACAGTGCAACGTTTTGCGAG AATCTCCAAATCGTTATCTTGAATCGGATGTAAATATCCATTTCAAGACCCCAATACGTCATGAATACAAACAGGCCATGTCGGACGAGGATTTAGCACAACGGCAAGCCGAACAAATGCAAAAGCTTTATCAGGAGGAACGGCGTCGCAAGTACTTACAGGAGTTGCAGGATATGAATGCACGTCGTCACACCGATAACTTTACACCCACACAAAAATCACCAATACCGTTAAATCGTTATGATGACTTCCAATCGGACTTGGCGCCCAAATCGCCGAATGCGATAACAACACGAACGGCAGCGCGTGCGCTATACAACTTCCAAGGACAAAATCCAAG AGAGCTCACATTCAAGAAGGGCGACATCATTTACATACGACGCCAGATTGATCGCAATTGGTACGAAGGCGAATTTAATGCCATGATTGGTCTGCTGCCCGTGAGCTATGTGGAG GTCGTCAACAAAGAAACTGCTCGTCAACAACCAAAGAAACCATCAGAGGGACAGGCGCGTGCCAAATATAACTTCCAAGCGCAATCCGGCATCGAATTGTCGCTGAACAAAGGCGAACTGGTCACACTCACACGACGTGTGGATGACAATTGGTTTGAGGGCAAAATAGCCAATAGAAAGGGCATCTTCCCAGTGTCATATGTTGAG GTACTCACTGATATTGGCGCCGAAGATATTGCCGCTCGCACCGTTATCACCGAACAGGCGAGCGTCACGAATTTACGCCCCTCACTCGACACACTACGCACAAATATTAATAACGAGTTCaatttaataaccaaaaatggCCATCAGCCACCCAATGGCATACTCAAGGAAACCAAacatcacaacaacaaaattgatgCACTGCACGTGGACACGCATTCAGAGCCTCTAGT TTATCGCGCACTCTACAAGTACCGGCCGCAGAACTCCGACGAAATGGAGCTGCTGGAGGGCGACATCGTTCACGTGCTGGAGATATGCGACGACGGCTGGTTCGTGGGTACGTCGCAGCGTACGGGCTGCTTCGGCACCTTCCCCGGCAATTATGTGGAACGGGTTCGCTGA
- the LOC105229701 gene encoding sorbin and SH3 domain-containing protein 1 isoform X33 produces the protein MSDEDLAQRQAEQMQKLYQEERRRKYLQELQDMNARRHTDNFTPTQKSPIPLNRYDDFQSDLAPKSPNAITTRTAARALYNFQGQNPRELTFKKGDIIYIRRQIDRNWYEGEFNAMIGLLPVSYVEVVNKETARQQPKKPSEGQARAKYNFQAQSGIELSLNKGELVTLTRRVDDNWFEGKIANRKGIFPVSYVEVLTDIGAEDIAARTVITEQASVTNLRPSLDTLRTNINNEFNLITKNGHQPPNGILKETKHHNNKIDALHVDTHSEPLVYRALYKYRPQNSDEMELLEGDIVHVLEICDDGWFVGTSQRTGCFGTFPGNYVERVR, from the exons ATGTCGGACGAGGATTTAGCACAACGGCAAGCCGAACAAATGCAAAAGCTTTATCAGGAGGAACGGCGTCGCAAGTACTTACAGGAGTTGCAGGATATGAATGCACGTCGTCACACCGATAACTTTACACCCACACAAAAATCACCAATACCGTTAAATCGTTATGATGACTTCCAATCGGACTTGGCGCCCAAATCGCCGAATGCGATAACAACACGAACGGCAGCGCGTGCGCTATACAACTTCCAAGGACAAAATCCAAG AGAGCTCACATTCAAGAAGGGCGACATCATTTACATACGACGCCAGATTGATCGCAATTGGTACGAAGGCGAATTTAATGCCATGATTGGTCTGCTGCCCGTGAGCTATGTGGAG GTCGTCAACAAAGAAACTGCTCGTCAACAACCAAAGAAACCATCAGAGGGACAGGCGCGTGCCAAATATAACTTCCAAGCGCAATCCGGCATCGAATTGTCGCTGAACAAAGGCGAACTGGTCACACTCACACGACGTGTGGATGACAATTGGTTTGAGGGCAAAATAGCCAATAGAAAGGGCATCTTCCCAGTGTCATATGTTGAG GTACTCACTGATATTGGCGCCGAAGATATTGCCGCTCGCACCGTTATCACCGAACAGGCGAGCGTCACGAATTTACGCCCCTCACTCGACACACTACGCACAAATATTAATAACGAGTTCaatttaataaccaaaaatggCCATCAGCCACCCAATGGCATACTCAAGGAAACCAAacatcacaacaacaaaattgatgCACTGCACGTGGACACGCATTCAGAGCCTCTAGT TTATCGCGCACTCTACAAGTACCGGCCGCAGAACTCCGACGAAATGGAGCTGCTGGAGGGCGACATCGTTCACGTGCTGGAGATATGCGACGACGGCTGGTTCGTGGGTACGTCGCAGCGTACGGGCTGCTTCGGCACCTTCCCCGGCAATTATGTGGAACGGGTTCGCTGA
- the LOC105229701 gene encoding sorbin and SH3 domain-containing protein 1 homolog isoform X31 encodes MQCHNETTRPLTQYTRIGKFSYQATQNGFPLPPSTVATNRRYHLNAEQPQHYGRATNLTNHFTTSSNNTPAIPTSTTPSRLHQSCHDLRALQEPLTAAPRALAGMAPAFQRVETPVGASNNATTDGSATLATHRWSRQRSSDSCNIANCGKILWVSRETVGVPVDNEYEAARTFAASKGYYYDREQNVRIRTNAKGLPYTPLPERKQDFLANQRAIEAVVPLVFNRRRKSKSPNRYLESDVNIHFKTPIRHEYKQAMSDEDLAQRQAEQMQKLYQEERRRKYLQELQDMNARRHTDNFTPTQKSPIPLNRYDDFQSDLAPKSPNAITTRTAARALYNFQGQNPRELTFKKGDIIYIRRQIDRNWYEGEFNAMIGLLPVSYVEVVNKETARQQPKKPSEGQARAKYNFQAQSGIELSLNKGELVTLTRRVDDNWFEGKIANRKGIFPVSYVEVLTDIGAEDIAARTVITEQASVTNLRPSLDTLRTNINNEFNLITKNGHQPPNGILKETKHHNNKIDALHVDTHSEPLVYRALYKYRPQNSDEMELLEGDIVHVLEICDDGWFVGTSQRTGCFGTFPGNYVERVR; translated from the exons ATGCAGTGCCATAACGAAACTACGCGTCCGCTAACGCAGTACACGCGCATCGGTAAATTTTCCTATCAAGCGACGCAAAATGGTTTCCCCTTGCCGCCCAGCACGGTGGCCACAAACCGCAGATACCATTTGAATGCGGAACAACCGCAACATTATGGTCGCGCCACCAACTTGACCAACCACTTCAccaccagcagcaacaacacaccCGCCATACCAACCTCAACAACGCCGAGTCGTTTGCATCAGAGTTGTCATGATTTACGTGCATTGCAAGAGCCGCTGACTGCTGCGCCGCGTGCGTTAGCCGGTATGGCGCCCGCATTTCAACGCGTTGAGACACCTGTCGGCGCCAGCAACAATGCAACAACTGATGGCAGCGCAACGCTTGCAACACACCGCTGGTCGCGCCAACGCTCCAGCGACTCCTGCAATATTGCCAATTGCGGTAAAATACTGTGGGTGAGTCGCGAGACAGTCGGCGTGCCAGTGGACAATGAGTATGAGGCAGCGCGCACGTTTGCCGCTAGTAAAGGTTATTACTATGATCGCGAGCAGAACGTGCGTATACGCACCAATGCCAAGGGGCTGCCTTATACGCCGTTGCCGGAGCGCAAACAGGACTTCCTCGCCAACCAGCGCGCCATTGAGGCGGTGGTGCCGTTGGTGTTCAACAGGCGCCGCAAGTCGA AATCTCCAAATCGTTATCTTGAATCGGATGTAAATATCCATTTCAAGACCCCAATACGTCATGAATACAAACAGGCCATGTCGGACGAGGATTTAGCACAACGGCAAGCCGAACAAATGCAAAAGCTTTATCAGGAGGAACGGCGTCGCAAGTACTTACAGGAGTTGCAGGATATGAATGCACGTCGTCACACCGATAACTTTACACCCACACAAAAATCACCAATACCGTTAAATCGTTATGATGACTTCCAATCGGACTTGGCGCCCAAATCGCCGAATGCGATAACAACACGAACGGCAGCGCGTGCGCTATACAACTTCCAAGGACAAAATCCAAG AGAGCTCACATTCAAGAAGGGCGACATCATTTACATACGACGCCAGATTGATCGCAATTGGTACGAAGGCGAATTTAATGCCATGATTGGTCTGCTGCCCGTGAGCTATGTGGAG GTCGTCAACAAAGAAACTGCTCGTCAACAACCAAAGAAACCATCAGAGGGACAGGCGCGTGCCAAATATAACTTCCAAGCGCAATCCGGCATCGAATTGTCGCTGAACAAAGGCGAACTGGTCACACTCACACGACGTGTGGATGACAATTGGTTTGAGGGCAAAATAGCCAATAGAAAGGGCATCTTCCCAGTGTCATATGTTGAG GTACTCACTGATATTGGCGCCGAAGATATTGCCGCTCGCACCGTTATCACCGAACAGGCGAGCGTCACGAATTTACGCCCCTCACTCGACACACTACGCACAAATATTAATAACGAGTTCaatttaataaccaaaaatggCCATCAGCCACCCAATGGCATACTCAAGGAAACCAAacatcacaacaacaaaattgatgCACTGCACGTGGACACGCATTCAGAGCCTCTAGT TTATCGCGCACTCTACAAGTACCGGCCGCAGAACTCCGACGAAATGGAGCTGCTGGAGGGCGACATCGTTCACGTGCTGGAGATATGCGACGACGGCTGGTTCGTGGGTACGTCGCAGCGTACGGGCTGCTTCGGCACCTTCCCCGGCAATTATGTGGAACGGGTTCGCTGA